In Peromyscus eremicus chromosome 2, PerEre_H2_v1, whole genome shotgun sequence, a single genomic region encodes these proteins:
- the Alpl gene encoding alkaline phosphatase, tissue-nonspecific isozyme, whose translation MISPFLVLAIGTCLTNSFVPEKEKDPNYWRQQAQETLKNALKLQKLNTNVAKNVIMFLGDGMGVSTVTAARILKGQLHHNTGEETRLEMDKFPFVALSKTYNTNAQVPDSAGTATAYLCGVKANEGTVGVSAATERTRCNTTQGNEVTSILRWAKDAGKSVGIVTTTRVNHATPSAAYAHSADRDWYSDNEMPPEALSQGCKDIAYQLMHNIRDIDVIMGGGRKYMYPKNRTDVEYELDEKARGTRLDGLDLISIWKSFKPRHKHSHYVWNRTELLALDPSMVDYLLGLFEPGDMQYELNRNNLTDPSLSEMVEVALRILTKNPKGFFLLVEGGRIDHGHHEGKAKQALHEAVEMDQAIGKAGAMTSQKDTLTVVTADHSHVFTFGGYTPRGNSIFGLAPMLSDTDKKPFTAILYGNGPGYKVVDGERENVSMVDYAHNNYQAQSAVPLRHETHGGEDVAVFAKGPMAHLLHGVHEQNYIPHVMAYASCIGANVDHCASARSTSSPALGPLLLPLTLLPLSTLF comes from the exons ATGATCTCACCATTCTTAGTACTGGCCATCGGCACCTGCCTTACCAACTCTTTTGTGCCAG agaaagagaaagaccccAATTACTGGCGACAGCAAGCTCAGGAGACCTTGAAAAATGCCCTGAAACTCCAGAAGCTCAATACCAATGTGGCCAAGAATGTCATCATGTTCCTTGGAGATG gGATGGGCGTCTCCACAGTGACGGCCGCCCGCATCCTTAAGGGCCAGCTTCACCACAACACGGGGGAGGAAACACGGCTGGAGATGGACAAGTTCCCGTTTGTGGCCCTCTCCAAG ACATACAACACCAACGCTCAGGTCCCCGACAGCGCGGGCACTGCCACGGCCTACTTGTGTGGTGTGAAGGCCAATGAGGGCACTGTGGGAGTGAGTGCAGCCACTGAGCGTACACGGTGCAACACCACTCAGGGGAACGAGGTCACCTCCATCCTGCGCTGGGCCAAGGATGCTG GGAAGTCTGTGGGCATCGTGACCACCACACGGGTAAATCATGCCACCCCCAGTGCAGCCTACGCACACTCGGCTGATCGGGACTGGTACTCAGATAATGAGATGCCGCCAGAAGCTCTGAGCCAGGGCTGCAAGGACATCGCGTATCAGCTAATGCACAACATCAGGGACATTGAT GTGATCATGGGGGGCGGCCGGAAGTACATGTACCCGAAGAACAGAACTGATGTGGAATATGAACTGGATGAGAAGGCCAGGGGCACAAGGCTGGACGGCCTGGACCTCATCAGCATTTGGAAGAGCTTCAAACCCAGACACAAG cactcCCACTATGTCTGGAACCGCACCGAGCTGCTGGCCCTTGACCCCTCCATGGTGGACTACCTCTTAG GTCTCTTTGAACCCGGGGACATGCAGTATGAGTTGAATAGAAACAACCTGACCGACCCTTCGCTCTCCGAGATGGTGGAGGTGGCCCTCAGGATcctgacaaagaatccaaaaggCTTCTTCCTGCTAGTGGAAG GAGGCAGGATTGACCATGGACACCACGAGGGCAAGGCCAAGCAGGCGTTGCATGAGGCAGTGGAGATGGACCAGGCCATTGGAAAGGCGGGTGCTATGACTTCCCAGAAAGACACCTTGACCGTGGTTACAGCAGATCATTCCCATGTTTTCACTTTCGGTGGATACACCCCCCGGGGCAACTCCATCTTTG GTCTGGCTCCCATGTTGAGTGACACGGACAAGAAGCCCTTCACAGCCATCCTCTATGGCAATGGGCCTGGCTACAAGGTGGTGGATGGTGAACGAGAGAACGTCTCCATGGTGGATTATG CTCACAACAACTACCAGGCCCAGTCTGCTGTCCCCCTGCGCCATGAGACCCACGGTGGGGAAGATGTGGCAGTCTTTGCCAAGGGCCCCATGGCACACCTGCTTCACGGCGTCCATGAGCAGAACTACATCCCCCACGTGATGGCATATGCTTCCTGCATTGGGGCCAACGTCGACCACTGTGCCTCGGCCCGCTCCACAAGCAGCCCTGCTCTGGGGCCCCTGCTGCTCCCACTGACATTGCTCCCCCTAAGCACTCTGTTCTGA